A genomic window from Salvia hispanica cultivar TCC Black 2014 chromosome 5, UniMelb_Shisp_WGS_1.0, whole genome shotgun sequence includes:
- the LOC125187882 gene encoding transcription factor TCP2-like produces MEVDDQIQCKFPRISNGAKLGRARMEEEEEEGGKKRGNGGGVELGGGVGRFYGWPASRIVRVSRASGGKDRHSKVLTSKGLRDRRVRLSVNTAIQFYDLQDRLGVDQPSKAVEWLLKAAASSIEELPPMTTPFPDTPKQLSDEKRSSTAASDHLCFDSGEVNLDGYSQQVTKSSACSSTSETSKGSGLSLSRSESRIKARERAKERVAEKEKESTHPPSLNPISHTTSFTELLSGGIGNVTNNSTSPNSNSAAPRHWSSTPMDYFTSGLLGPPSAARLPANPYTSAVASPLFSIADHHHPELQHFSFVPDHLIPAVNANNNNNSSGSGSSSIEYNFNFTISSSANSSGLGHGGFNRGTLQSNSSSPSLPPHLQRYSDGSAPSFFLGTAETHHQFLSGYDPRGLQLCYGDAHASSGRHSAQRGGKSKN; encoded by the coding sequence ATGGAGGTAGATGATCAGATTCAATGTAAGTTCCCCAGGATCAGCAATGGAGCGAAATTAGGGCGCGCTCggatggaggaggaggaggaggaagggGGTAAGAAGAGAGGCAACGGCGGTGGAGTTGAATTAGGCGGCGGCGTGGGGAGATTCTACGGCTGGCCGGCCTCGCGGATTGTTAGGGTTTCGCGGGCGTCGGGGGGGAAGGATAGGCACAGCAAGGTGCTGACATCGAAGGGGCTGAGGGATCGGCGGGTGAGGCTGTCGGTGAACACCGCCATCCAATTTTACGATCTGCAGGACCGGCTGGGGGTGGATCAGCCGAGCAAGGCGGTGGAGTGGCTGCTCAAGGCGGCGGCGAGCTCGATTGAGGAGCTGCCGCCGATGACCACGCCCTTCCCCGACACCCCCAAGCAGCTCAGCGACGAGAAGAGGTCCAGCACCGCCGCTAGCGATCACCTCTGCTTCGACTCCGGTGAAGTCAATTTGGACGGTTACTCACAGCAGGTGACGAAATCGTCGGCGTGCAGCAGCACATCTGAGACGAGCAAGGGGTCGGGGCTGTCTCTGTCTAGATCTGAGAGCAGAATCAAGGCGAGGGAGCGGGCAAAGGAGCGAGTCgcggagaaggagaaggagtcGACTCATCCGCCCTCTCTCAACCCTATCTCTCACACCACTTCCTTCACCGAGCTCCTGAGCGGCGGAATCGGTAATGTCACCAACAATTCCACCAGCCCTAATTCGAACTCCGCCGCCCCAAGGCACTGGTCCTCCACCCCCATGGACTACTTCACCTCCGGCCTCCTAGGCCCGCCCTCCGCCGCTCGCCTGCCGGCGAACCCCTACACCTCCGCCGTCGCTTCGCCGCTGTTCAGCATCGCCGACCACCACCACCCGGAGCTCCAGCACTTCTCCTTCGTGCCGGACCACTTAATCCCAGCCGTGAACgccaacaacaacaacaacagcaGCGGCAGTGGCAGCAGCAGCATTGAGTACAATTTCAACTTTACGATCTCCTCTTCCGCCAATTCATCAGGCCTTGGTCATGGTGGCTTCAATAGGGGGACCCTTCAGTCCAATTCATCATCGCCGTCACTCCCGCCTCACCTCCAGAGGTACTCCGACGGATCCGCCCCGAGTTTCTTCCTCGGCACGGCCGAAACCCACCACCAGTTCCTCTCCGGCTACGACCCCCGCGGCCTGCAGCTCTGCTACGGCGACGCCCACGCCAGCAGCGGCCGCCACTCCGCCCAGAGAGGAGGGAAAAGCAAGAACTGA
- the LOC125188725 gene encoding F-box protein At5g46170-like has translation MGSIGADLSRKIHPEPVDEFDRLPDSLILLIFNIIGDVKALGRCCVVSRRFHSLVPQVDNVVVRVDCVISDDDPSSTSSSSSSASSAADKSRHPISSLFRIFFSGLFKPLQSLSQLIVPSARRLPLSEDFDCEAEQSIVTHHSPTQVLKNFNEIKLLRIELPTGELGIDEGVLLKWKAEFGSTLDSCVILGASSVVQGSNSNTTAISSDNGVESDNGSIPESFYTNGGLKLRVVWTISSLIAASARHYLLQPIIAEHTTLASLVLTDADGQGVLSMNKEQLEELRVKPLSASSASKRTLVPALNMRLWYAPHLELPNGVVLKGATLVAIRPSEQPKKEVAGSEANWVASAFEEPFRTAARMLVKRRTYCLEMNSF, from the coding sequence ATGGGTTCGATTGGAGCAGATCTGAGCCGGAAAATCCACCCGGAGCCGGTGGACGAGTTCGATCGGTTGCCGGACTCGCTCATCCTGTTGATCTTCAATATAATCGGAGACGTCAAGGCGTTGGGGCGATGCTGCGTCGTTTCGAGGCGGTTCCACTCGCTTGTTCCCCAGGTCGACAACGTCGTTGTCCGCGTCGACTGCGTGATCTCCGACGACGATCCTTCCTCCACCTcatcctcctcgtcctccGCCTCCTCCGCCGCGGACAAGTCGCGCCATCCGATCTCCTCTCTCTTCCGCATCTTCTTCTCGGGGCTCTTCAAACCCTTGCAGTCGCTGTCTCAGCTCATCGTCCCCTCCGCGCGCCGCCTGCCGCTGTCGGAGGATTTCGATTGCGAGGCGGAGCAGAGCATCGTCACGCACCATTCGCCCACGCAGGTGTTGAAGAATTTCAACGAGATCAAGCTGCTCAGGATAGAGCTCCCCACGGGGGAATTAGGGATTGATGAGGGCGTTTTGCTGAAATGGAAGGCGGAATTCGGCTCCACCCTTGATAGCTGCGTGATCCTCGGAGCTTCCAGCGTCGTGCAGGGCTCGAACTCGAACACCACCGCGATTAGTAGTGATAATGGAGTGGAGAGCGATAATGGCAGCATACCGGAATCATTCTACACCAATGGAGGTCTGAAGCTGCGCGTGGTTTGGACAATCAGCTCGTTGATCGCAGCCTCCGCCAGGCATTACCTTCTGCAGCCGATAATAGCGGAGCACACGACGCTTGCGAGCTTGGTTTTGACAGATGCTGATGGGCAGGGGGTGTTGTCGATGAATAAGGAGCAGCTGGAGGAGCTCAGGGTGAAGCCTCTATCTGCGTCTTCTGCCTCGAAGAGGACTCTTGTTCCGGCTCTGAACATGCGGTTGTGGTATGCTCCTCACCTCGAGCTGCCTAATGGTGTGGTGTTGAAAGGAGCGACTTTGGTCGCGATCAGGCCGAGTGAGCAGCCCAAGAAGGAGGTGGCGGGTTCGGAGGCGAATTGGGTTGCATCGGCTTTTGAGGAACCATTTAGGACTGCTGCAAGGATGTTGGTGAAGAGGAGGACCTACTGCCTCGAAATGAACTCTTTCTGA
- the LOC125189224 gene encoding F-box protein At1g30200-like, with protein MASMAADLCRKIHPHPVDEFDRLPDSLILLIFNQIGDVKALGRCCVVSRRFHSLVPQVDNVVVRVDCVISDDDSSSTSPSSAAAADKSRHPISSIFRIFFSGLFKPLQSLSQLIIPSARGFPLPEDFDCESEENTVTHHSPTQVLKNFNEIKQLRIELPTGELGIDEGVLLKWKAEFGSTLESCVILGAESVSQSGNISVGDNGADNGNGGTQESFYTNGGLRQRVVWTISSLIAASARHYLLQPIIAEHKTLDGLVLTDADEQGVLAMNREQLEELRVRPLSASSASKRTLVPALNMRLWYAPQLELPNGAVLKGATLVAIRPSEQPKKEAAAVGSEANWVASAFEEPFGTAARMLVKRRIYCLEMNSF; from the coding sequence ATGGCATCCATGGCTGCAGATCTGTGCCGCAAAATCCACCCCCACCCCGTCGACGAGTTCGACCGCCTCCCCGACTCCCTCATCCTCCTCATCTTCAACCAAATCGGCGACGTCAAGGCGCTCGGCCGCTGCTGCGTCGTCTCGCGCCGCTTCCACTCGCTCGTCCCCCAAGTCGACAACGTCGTCGTCCGCGTCGACTGCGTCATCTCCGACGACGATTCCTCCTCCACCTCCccttcctccgccgccgctgccgacAAGTCGCGCCACCCGATCTCCTCCATCTTCCGCATCTTCTTCTCCGGCCTCTTCAAGCCCCTCCAGTCGCTGTCGCAGCTCATCATCCCCTCGGCGCGCGGATTCCCGCTGCCGGAGGATTTCGACTGCGAATCGGAGGAGAACACTGTGACTCACCATTCTCCGACGCAGGTGCTGAAGAATTTCAACGAAATCAAGCAGCTCAGGATCGAGCTCCCCACGGGCGAATTAGGGATTGACGAGGGGGTTTTGCTCAAATGGAAGGCGGAATTCGGCTCCACGCTCGAGAGCTGCGTGATTCTCGGCGCGGAGAGCGTTTCGCAGAGCGGAAACATCAGTGTGGGCGATAACGGAGCGGATAACGGCAATGGTGGCACGCAGGAATCGTTCTACACCAACGGGGGGCTGAGGCAGCGCGTTGTGTGGACCATCAGCTCGCTGATTGCGGCCTCCGCGAGGCATTACCTTCTGCAGCCGATAATCGCGGAGCACAAAACGCTGGACGGTCTGGTTTTGACGGATGCGGATGAGCAGGGGGTTTTGGCGATGAACAGGGAGCAGCTGGAGGAGCTGAGGGTGAGGCCTCTCTCGGCGTCGTCGGCCTCGAAGAGGACTCTTGTTCCGGCTCTGAATATGCGGCTGTGGTACGCCCCTCAGCTCGAGCTGCCTAACGGGGCGGTGCTGAAAGGGGCGACTCTGGTTGCGATCAGGCCGAGCGAGCAGCCGAAGAAGGAGGCCGCCGCGGTGGGATCAGAGGCGAATTGGGTTGCATCGGCGTTTGAGGAGCCGTTTGGGACTGCTGCCAGGATGTTGGTGAAGAGGAGGATTTACTGCCTCGAAATGAACTCTTTCTGA